ACGTGTGATGGCGTGCGGTGTAGCCTACGTTTTCCAGGTCATTGTGCTTGCCGCCAGCGCGTACGCATTTCTGGCTGGTAGTGGCACGGGTGTAAGGACGTTTGTCAAAGCCGAGGAATACGTCCTTGAACTGGTTCATGCCAGCATTGGTAAAGAGCAGGGTAGGGTCGCCATGCGGCACCAGCGAACTGGATGCAACAATCTGGTGGCCTTTAGAGGCGAAGAAATCCAGGAAAGTCTGGCGTATGGCTTTACTGCTTGGTTTGTTGTTCATTCACTGTCTTCAATGTGCTATTCTTCAATTTCTTGGTCTTCAATATTTCGGTTACTTGCTTTGTAAATCACGACTTTTTTAATGATGTCGAAGCCAAAACCGCGGCTTTGCAGGAATCTCGCCTGTTTTGCCCATTCCTCGCGACTATTGGGTGGAGCATCATATTTCTTGCGGTAGATGACCAGGGCATTAGCCAAGTCATTAGTTTTGACTTCCGCCATCGCTTTATCGACCAGCTCTTCACCTATGCCGTGTTCGCGTAACTCGTTGGCGATTCTCACGCTGCCGAATTTGCGTTGCCGGGCATGGACGATCTGCTCTGTATAACGTTCTTCGGACAGCCAGCCACGCGCTTTAAAGTCATCCAGTAGCACATTGACTGCTTCATAATGTGCTTCCAGGTCAGGCTCTACATCTTCTTCAGTTACGGGCAAATATGCCCGTAACTTCTGCTTCAACTCTTTGTATGAATATTCCCGCATCGCCAAGTAGCCCATGGCTTTTTCTCGCAGGCTAGGCTTGGTGCGGCGTGATTTCTTAGTCGGCGTCGTCATCCGGGCCAGTGGTCTTTATGATGGCATCCAGGTTGCCCTTTGCATTGGCGCGGATTTTTGCGTCGATTTCGTTAGCGATTTCTGGATGCTCGCGCAGGTATTCACGGGCATTGTCTTTGCCTTGGCCGATTTTTTCGCCCTTGTAGCTATACCAGGCACCAGCTTTCTCAACCAGCTTGAGGTTGGCACCCATTTCAATGATTTCACCTTCGCGAGAGATGCCTTCGCCATACAGAATATCGAATTCAGCCTGTTTGAATGGCGGTGCAACCTTGTTCTTGACGATTTTGACGCGTGTTTCAGAGCCAATCACTTCGTCACCTCTTTTCAAGGCACCCGTGCGGCGAATGTCCAAACGAACAGAAGCGTAGAACTTGAGCGCGTTACCGCCGGTAGTGGTTTCAGGATTACCGAACATCACGCCGATCTTCATACGTATCTGGTTGATGAAAATGACCATGGTATTGGTGCGCTTGATGTTACCTGTCAGCTTGCGCAGCGCCTGGCTCATCAAACGGGCTTGCAGACCCATGTGTGAATCGCCCATTTCACCTTCGATTTCGGCTTTTGGTACCAAGGCGGCAACTGAGTCGATGACGACGATATCTACAGCACCTGATCGCACGAGTGAATCAGCGATTTCCAGTGCTTGCTCGCCAGTGTCTGGTTGTGAAATAAGTAGTTCAGAAACATTAACACCCAGTTTTTGTGCGTATTGTGGGTCTAGCGCATGCTCCGCATCAATAAAGGCTGCAGTACCGCCCAATTTTTGCATTTGAGCGATGACAGATAAAGTCAGCGTGGTTTTACCTGAAGATTCAGGGCCGTAGATTTCAATCACGCGGCCGCGTGGCAAGCCACCGATACCAAGGGCAATATCAAGACCCAGCGAGCCTGTGGAAACCGCTTGAACATCGCCCGCAATATCGGTATCGCCCATGCGCATGATGGAGCCTTTGCCGAATTGCTTTTCAATTTGCGACAGTGCGGCCGCCAGTGCTTTGCTTTTATTGTCGTCCATTATTTGCCTTTGATTAAATACGCCATAAAGCCTGTAATTATTTCATAAATCAGTACTTAACGTAAGCAAGAACTGCACTTAATGCTGCCTGATGGGCGTTAACTTGATTACCAGAATATTGAACTCAATAGGGTACTGCGTCGTCTCAATCTATAACCTTTAAACTTGATACATAGTGTTACGAAAATTATCTTAAAAATGTATCCGTTTGATTGCAGCATGCGTTATTGGATATACGGGGATTTATTGACCGATAGGAGATAATCATGAAAATAATACGTTCGATGTTAGTGGTAGCTGCAGTGGGTGTTGCTGGCATGTCTAGCGCATATGCCCATGATTCATTCAGTATAGGCTTGAACTTTGGCGCGCCGGCTTATTACGCCGCGCCACCAGTTCGCTATTACAGCGCACCGCCAGTGGTCTACGCACCACCACCTGCTGTGTACTATAGCGCACCGCCAGTTTATTACCGCCCAGCGCCTGCTGCCTACTTTAGATATGATGGTGGCCATTATTGGCACCATGATCGTGATGACTGGGGTCGTGGCGAATGGCGTGGTGGGCATGACCGTGGATGGCGTTAATCGATATATAAAACAATAAGAATATTGAGGTGAAACAGAAGGCTCAGCCGTTTGACTGAGCCTTTATTTTTGCTGTAATAAGCTGGTCAAGCCATGCAGAGCAATGTTTGCAGATTGCTCACGGATTTGCTGGCGGTTACCGCTAAAATGTTCAGTTTGGCTAATAGTTGGTAAACCCAAGCCTACCCAGGCAAAGCATACGGTGCCTACAGGTTTATCTGGCGATCCACCTGTGGGGCCTGCAATACCAGTGATGGATGCAGCGATATTCACGCGTCCATTTCTTAGGCAGCCCAATGCCATTTCAATCGCAGTTTGTTCGCTGACTGCGCCATAGGCTTCTAAAGTTGTTATCGATACGCCCAATACCTCAACCTTTGCCTGGTTGCTATACGTCACGTAGCCGCTATCGAACCATGCTGAACTGCCTGCAATCTCTGTAATCAGGCTGCTGCATAGGCCGCCCGTGCATGA
This genomic window from Methyloradius palustris contains:
- a CDS encoding regulatory protein RecX, with the protein product MTTPTKKSRRTKPSLREKAMGYLAMREYSYKELKQKLRAYLPVTEEDVEPDLEAHYEAVNVLLDDFKARGWLSEERYTEQIVHARQRKFGSVRIANELREHGIGEELVDKAMAEVKTNDLANALVIYRKKYDAPPNSREEWAKQARFLQSRGFGFDIIKKVVIYKASNRNIEDQEIEE
- the recA gene encoding recombinase RecA translates to MDDNKSKALAAALSQIEKQFGKGSIMRMGDTDIAGDVQAVSTGSLGLDIALGIGGLPRGRVIEIYGPESSGKTTLTLSVIAQMQKLGGTAAFIDAEHALDPQYAQKLGVNVSELLISQPDTGEQALEIADSLVRSGAVDIVVIDSVAALVPKAEIEGEMGDSHMGLQARLMSQALRKLTGNIKRTNTMVIFINQIRMKIGVMFGNPETTTGGNALKFYASVRLDIRRTGALKRGDEVIGSETRVKIVKNKVAPPFKQAEFDILYGEGISREGEIIEMGANLKLVEKAGAWYSYKGEKIGQGKDNAREYLREHPEIANEIDAKIRANAKGNLDAIIKTTGPDDDAD
- a CDS encoding CinA family protein produces the protein MADDALLSLASQLGKLLKAEQRMLAFAESCTGGLCSSLITEIAGSSAWFDSGYVTYSNQAKVEVLGVSITTLEAYGAVSEQTAIEMALGCLRNGRVNIAASITGIAGPTGGSPDKPVGTVCFAWVGLGLPTISQTEHFSGNRQQIREQSANIALHGLTSLLQQK